The following nucleotide sequence is from Halorussus caseinilyticus.
GCGAACAGGAACGAGAGTCCGGCAACTACGAACGCGCCGACGAACTCCGCGACGACCTCGAAGCGCTGGGCGTCGAGGTCCAAGACACCGACTCGGGAGTCGAGTTCCGACTGGAGTGAGCGCCCGCCCGACTACTCGTCGGTGGGTCGGCGGAATCGCAGGACGAACGCGGTCCCGCGCGGTTCGTTGTCCGCCACGGTCACGCTCCCGCCGTAGCGGTCCACGAGCGTCCCGACCAAGTGGAGACCCAACCCGTGGGTGCCTCGCTCGGTGGCTTCGAAGAGGTCTTCTCGCTCCTCGTCGGGGATGCCGGGTCCGTCGTCGGCGATGCGGACCCGAACCTCGCCTTCGCGGGTCTCGGCTTCGACGGTGACTTGCGGGGTCTCGGTGTCGTTGTGTTCGACGGCGTTGCTCAGCAGGTTCTCGAAGACGTTCGAGACGAGCGAGTCGGCCCGAATCCGGAGACCCTCCGGGACGGAGGCGTCGAACTCGGCGTCCGGGTGGGTCTGGCGGGCCGAGGCGAGTTCCTCTCGGAGTACCTCGGTGAGGTCCACGGGCGTCAACTCGGGTTCGGTCGTGCGGGCGTCGATGAGCAGTCCGACGTTCTCGACCAGTTCGATGATGGCTCGACTCCGGTTCTGAATCGTGTCGAGGTGTCGCGGTTCGGTCCCGTCGCCTTGGTCTTCGAGGAGTTGGGCGTAGCCGAGGATGACGTTCGCGCCGTTCAGCACGTCGTGGCGCAGGAGGTTGTTCAGAAACGAGAGGGTCTGGCGCTCTCGCTCGGCGGTCCGGGCGGCGGTCTTGGCGCGTTGGGCCTCCCGGACGTTCTCGATGAGGCGGGCGTCCCGGATGCCGAGCAACGCGCCGCCGATGCCCCCGACCGACGAGGCAAGACCGAACGAGAAGAACCGCTCGCCGATTTCGATGCCGGGGTAGAGTATCAACAGGAGCGTCAGCAAGTCGAACGCGAGGACGCCGCTGATGGTGTGGCGAGCGACCAGCGGGTAGTGGTCCGAGGCGATGTCGCCCATGAGGACCGAGTAGCCGAGGTACGCGAGGACCGCCCCCGGAACAACCAACAGCACGAACCCGGACGGCGGGAGGTCCGACTCGACCGGACCCAACGCAACGAGAAGGAGGTAGGAACTCGGAATAGCGACGAGGACGACACCGACGAGGAAGACGACCCATCGGTACCGCGACTTCCGAAGAGAGACAGCAGATACTGACGGAAGGGGCATATGCTGGATATGTAAAACCACTCGTATACCTCCACCGATTATATCAATTGATAATACTGTACGGTACTCGGCGGCACTCGCTCGGAGGACGGGACCGAGACGGAGCCACTGGGTTGATAATCTCGGACTGTCTACCCCGCCAGTACCATGACACGCAGCGCAGTCGCTGGCGTCTTGGTCGCCGCGCTGGTTCTCGCCAGCGGATGTACCGGCGTTCTCTCGGGACCGGTCACGTTCGCCGCGTCCGAGGCGACGGTCGGCGACGCCGCCCTCCAAGAGACCGGATACGAACACAACAGCACCGAGAAGATGGAAGTCTCGCGGACCTTCTCGGCGGCCGGTCAGAGCAAGGAAGTCGAAGTGACCAACTGGATTTCGGAGTACCACCAGCGAGTCGGATTGCCGGGGGTCGGCGACCAGAAGGTCGCCGTCTTCGCTACCTTCGCCAGTCCGAAGGTGGAAGTCCTCGGAAAGTCGTTCAACCCTCTCGGGAAGTACGACAACCGGCAACTCGCCGAGCAGTTCACTTCGCAGTTGAAGAGCGTCGAGGACGTTCGGAAGGTGAGCACGCAGAACCGCACGATGCTCGGGAAGACGACCGAAGTGACGAAGTTTGAGGCGACGGTGACGACGGCCACCGGCATCCAGTTCGACGCCGCCGTCCACGTCACGAAGGTCGAACACGAGGGCGACTACGTAATCGCGCTCGCGGTCTACCCCCAGAAGCTCCCCGGACAGGAAGAGAAGGTTTATCGCCTCCTCCGCGGCGTCGAACACGGCGAGTAGCGTGCTTCTAATCCGGATTTTCCGACGACGAGCATCTGACTTCGGAGACGGCGCTTGGCCGACCAACCCACCGGCGACGACTCTCGGCCGACCAACCCACCGGCGACGACCGGCCGACCAACCGACGGGTACGCCCGCTGAATCAACCGACAAGGCGGGGGATTTCGAGACGTTCGTCACAGTGGTTCCCGCAGTCGTCACGGCTCAGTAAATGGTGCAGAGCGAACGAGAAACGACTTTCTCCGACGAAATCCCCTCTCGAACACGACTTCGAACGTATCCGACAACGCTTTTCTCGGTCGGGCGTGTCACCGAATGTATGGATACGGCGCTGGTCGCCGGAGGCGCGCTCACGGCCGCGGGACTGGTCGGCTACGTCGCCGGTCTCACGTCGCCGTACCCCGGCCGGGCGTTCTCCGTGACGGGCGTGATGGTCGGCATCACCCTGCTGGCAATCGGCTACGGAGGTGAGTCGGCGTGACGGAGGCGATTCGACGTGACGATTGAAGCAGTGACCTACACTCCCGAGAGAACGACGACGTTCGAGGACCTCGGGGCGGCGCGCGGGGCGGACGGGACGACGTGGGTCCGGGTGTCGGACGCGAGCGCCGCGGAGATGGAACAGGTCGCGGCGGCGTTCGACATCCACGCGCTCTCGGTCGAGGACGTTCGCAACGGCGTCCGACCCAAGACCGAGGAGTTCGAAGACCACACGTTCGTCCTGCTGAAGACGGCCGCACTGAGCCGCGGCGAGACCACGTTTCGGGAGGAGATTCGAAAGCAGTCGGTCGGCTTCTTCGTCGGCGACGACTGGTTGGTCACGATGTCACCAGAGTCCGTCGAGGCGGTCGAACGCGTCTGGGAGATGGTCGTGCGCGAAGAGGGCCGCATCCTCCGACAGGGACCGGACTTCGCTACCTACCGAGTCACCGACGGTATCGTGGACGCCTACTTCGACGTGCTGGACCGCATCGAAGACCAGATAGAACAGGTCGAAGAGGACGTGACGACCGCCACCGACATCGAGACGCTGGAGACCATCAACAACGTCCGGCGGGAGTTGCTCTCCTTTCGGAAACTGCTGTGGCCTTCGCGGGAGGCCATCGGCTACCTCGCGCGCGGCGACCCCGACCAGATTCGGGAGACGACCGAAAAGTACTATCGGGACGTGTACGACCACCTCGTCCAACTCGTGGACCTGACCGAGACCTACCGCGATTTGGCGGGCGGCGCGCGCGACATCTACCTCAACTCGCTGTCGCTCTCGACCAACGAAGTGATGAAGAAACTGACCGTCGTGGCGACCATCGTCCTGCCGCTGACGTTCGTCGTGGGCGTCTACGGCATGAACTTCTCGGGCGGGCCGTACAACATGCCGGAACTCGGGTGGACCTACGGCTACCCGGCGGTGATGGTCGGAATGCTCGCGGTGACGGTGGTTCTCGTCGCGTACTTCCGGGAGTCGGGATACGTCTGAAGGACGAAAGCGACACGTCTCTATGTTTGTTTCAAAAACAATTTCAATTGCTTTGGTTGTATACTGGCTCCTTTAGAAAAGATATATATTTCTATCAGGAACCGAGAGAACAGCGGTGAGATGGCGACGACGGTGAACAGAGATGAACAACGACGGGAGTCCGAGTGACGGTAAAGCTAGCTACGGGCTTGAGCCAACCAGAACCGCACGGCACCGCGCCGCGACCGCGGACCACACGCCTCCCCAACCGATTCGCTCACTCGCTCCGCTCCCGACGACCTCGCGCGAATGGGCGCGACACGCAAGCGGTCGCGCCCGCACGCGCCGGGACTGAAAGTTCGGAGAAGCACCGGACCAGAAGGGTCGGCGAAGCGCCGGTCACGAACGTTTAAACCAGAAGGCGGGACCAACTCGTCGCGGGCGTTTCGCGCGGTCGCTCGCGGGCCGGAGCGGACCGCCAGCCCGACTACCCGGAAACGGCTGAGCCAAGGCGTACAGCCGAGAGTCACGACTCCGCACCGGTCTGGACCAACAGGACCCCGCCGAGGACGAGCGCACCCCCGACGACCGTCGCGGCCGTAATCGGTTCCCCCAGCACCGCCGCGCCGAGCAACAGCGTCACCACCGGTTCGACGGTACTCACGATGCTGGCCTCGCTCGCGCCGATTCGCCGGAGTCCGGCGAAGAACGCGAAGATGGGGACCGCCGTAGCGACGACGGCGATAGCGGCGACTATCCCCCACTCGTAGCCGGTCGCTGGGGTCGAGAGCCGACCCGTCGCGGTGCCGAACACGAAAAACGACACCGCGGCGGCGGGGAGAACGTGGGCCGTGAGGACCTGCGGGTCCACCGTCGCCAGCGTCATCCGACTCGCGGTGATGTAGGCGGCGTACACCACCGCGGCGGCGAGGACCACCGCGACCCCGCGCGGGTCCGCCCCGGCCGGGTCCGCGCCCGTCACGAGCGCCACGCCCGCGAGCGCGCCCCCGAGCGACGCCACCGTCCGGCGGGTCACCGGTTCGCCGAGTCGCACCGCCGCCGCGCCGACGACGAACACCGGGTAGGTGTAGAGGACGATACCGACGAGTCCCGCGGTCATGAACGTCAGGCCCCAGAAGAAGAGACCGCTCATCGCCGCGTATCCCACCGCGCCGAGCGCGATTCCGGCCGCCAACGCGCGACCCCGAAGGGGGCGAAGGTCGCCGCGCGCGCCGAGGACGAGCCACACGACCAGCGTGGCGAGCAGGAACCGGAACGCCAGCACGGTCGGAATCGACAGTCCCGCGGCCGCGGCTAACTCCCCGAGTACCCCGAGCGTTCCGAATCCGGCGGCCGACACCAACACCAGCGCGAGACCGACGCGGTCCATGCGTCGGCTTTGGAGAGCGCACGTAAAACCGGTCCGACTAAACAGTCACCGTCCGACTTCCGGCACGATGACGTGGTTGGTTACGCTCGAAGAGCGAATTCCCCCGATGGCCGCACTCATGGTCTCCGTCGTCGCCATCAGCACCAGCGCCATCCTCGTCCGGTTCAGCGACGCCCCGAGCGTCGTCAAGGCGCTGTATCGCGTGGTCTTCACCACGCTCCTGCTCGCGCCGTTCGCGGTCACGCGCTACCGCGAGGACCTCCGGATGCTGTCGGCCCGCGACGCCCTCGTCGCCGTCGTGACCGGGGTCGCGCTCGCGGCCCACTTCGCCACGTGGTTCGAGAGTCTGGAGTGGACCACCGTCGCCGCCAGCGTGACGCTCGTCCAGTCCCAACCGCTGTTCGTCGCGCTGGGCGCGGCGGTCCTGCTCGACGAGACCATCACCCGGCGGATGGTCGGCGGCATCCTCGTCGCCGTCGCGGGAATCGCGTTCATGTCGTTGGGCGGGTTCGTCTCGGGGGCCGTACTCGCCGGAGCGCGCCCGCTCTACGGGAACGCCCTCGCGCTCGTCGGCGCGGTGATGGCCGCGGGCTACGTGCTTGCCGGTCGGTCGCTCCGCCAGCGAGTCGCGCTCGTCCCCTACGTCACCGTCGTCTACTCGGTGTGCGCAGTCGTCCTGCTCGGGGTCGCACTCGCCGACGGGACTACCGTCGCGCTCACGGCCTACCCCCTCGAAGAGTGGCTACTCTTCGTCGGCATGGCGGTCGGTCCGGGAATCTTCGGTCACACGGTCATCAACTGGGCGCTGAAGTACGTCGAGTCGAGCGTCGTCAGCGTCACCTTGCTGGGCGAACCGGTCGGTTCGACCCTGCTGGCACTCGTCTTCCTCGCCGAGATACCCGACGCGTTCACCGTCGCTGGCGGCGCAGTCGTCCTCGCGGGTATCTACGTCACCGCGACGGGACGGCCGGGCGGCGCGTAGGGGCGCTTGCCGTCACAGTCTCCGGATAGACGACACGGTATTATCACGATTCGGTCCGTCGCGGCCGGTATGGGAAAAATCAACGAGGAATCACTCGATTGGTCAACCACCGAACGAGGCGAGGCGGAGTTTCGGCGAAAGCAGTTGGGGGACGCCGCGGGCGGCGAGGAACTCGGGTGCAGTCTGTACGAGATTCCGCCGGGCCGACGCTCGTGGCCGTACCACTACCACACCGGGAACGAGGAAGCGATGTACGTTCTCGCGGGCGAGGGAACGCTCCGACTCGGCGGCGAGACGACGACGCTGACCGAGGGCGACTACGTGGCGCTCCCCGCCGACGAGAGCAGTGCCCACCGCGTCGTCAACGACGGCGACGACACCCTGCGCTACCTGATGGTCTCCACGATGGACGACCCGGACGTGACCGTCTACCCCGACTCGGGGAAAGTCGGCGTGTTCGCCGGGTCGCCGCCGGGCGGACGCGGGCGTCGGAGCGTCCACGGCTACTACGACATCGACGACGACGTGGACTACTGGCGCGGAGAGGAATAGCTATCAAATTCTTAGAGAAACGTTTTCACGTCTTTCGCAACGGTCTGTAATTGTCACGTCCGCGTCGTGGTGACAGTCCGGAGCGGGGAATAGCTCGTCGTGATGGGGGTTTCCGGAACGCGAACGACTTTTCGGGGGCTTCGGTCGAGACGATACGTTACTGTGGACCGGGAAATCGAGAGAGCTAGCTTCGGGCTTGAGCCAATCAGAACCGCACCGCACCGCGACCGCAGGCCACACGCCTCCCCAACCGATTGCGCGTCTCGGTCGTCACTCCCTTCGGTCGTTCCTCTCTGCGATGCTCATCCACCGGCAGACAACCCGCGTCTGCCGAGCAGTCGGCGCACAGCGCCGACGACCTCGCGCGGGTGGGCGCGGCCACTCGC
It contains:
- a CDS encoding sensor histidine kinase, translating into MPLPSVSAVSLRKSRYRWVVFLVGVVLVAIPSSYLLLVALGPVESDLPPSGFVLLVVPGAVLAYLGYSVLMGDIASDHYPLVARHTISGVLAFDLLTLLLILYPGIEIGERFFSFGLASSVGGIGGALLGIRDARLIENVREAQRAKTAARTAERERQTLSFLNNLLRHDVLNGANVILGYAQLLEDQGDGTEPRHLDTIQNRSRAIIELVENVGLLIDARTTEPELTPVDLTEVLREELASARQTHPDAEFDASVPEGLRIRADSLVSNVFENLLSNAVEHNDTETPQVTVEAETREGEVRVRIADDGPGIPDEEREDLFEATERGTHGLGLHLVGTLVDRYGGSVTVADNEPRGTAFVLRFRRPTDE
- a CDS encoding DUF6517 family protein; protein product: MTRSAVAGVLVAALVLASGCTGVLSGPVTFAASEATVGDAALQETGYEHNSTEKMEVSRTFSAAGQSKEVEVTNWISEYHQRVGLPGVGDQKVAVFATFASPKVEVLGKSFNPLGKYDNRQLAEQFTSQLKSVEDVRKVSTQNRTMLGKTTEVTKFEATVTTATGIQFDAAVHVTKVEHEGDYVIALAVYPQKLPGQEEKVYRLLRGVEHGE
- the corA gene encoding magnesium/cobalt transporter CorA yields the protein MTIEAVTYTPERTTTFEDLGAARGADGTTWVRVSDASAAEMEQVAAAFDIHALSVEDVRNGVRPKTEEFEDHTFVLLKTAALSRGETTFREEIRKQSVGFFVGDDWLVTMSPESVEAVERVWEMVVREEGRILRQGPDFATYRVTDGIVDAYFDVLDRIEDQIEQVEEDVTTATDIETLETINNVRRELLSFRKLLWPSREAIGYLARGDPDQIRETTEKYYRDVYDHLVQLVDLTETYRDLAGGARDIYLNSLSLSTNEVMKKLTVVATIVLPLTFVVGVYGMNFSGGPYNMPELGWTYGYPAVMVGMLAVTVVLVAYFRESGYV
- a CDS encoding DMT family transporter, whose product is MDRVGLALVLVSAAGFGTLGVLGELAAAAGLSIPTVLAFRFLLATLVVWLVLGARGDLRPLRGRALAAGIALGAVGYAAMSGLFFWGLTFMTAGLVGIVLYTYPVFVVGAAAVRLGEPVTRRTVASLGGALAGVALVTGADPAGADPRGVAVVLAAAVVYAAYITASRMTLATVDPQVLTAHVLPAAAVSFFVFGTATGRLSTPATGYEWGIVAAIAVVATAVPIFAFFAGLRRIGASEASIVSTVEPVVTLLLGAAVLGEPITAATVVGGALVLGGVLLVQTGAES
- a CDS encoding DMT family transporter codes for the protein MTWLVTLEERIPPMAALMVSVVAISTSAILVRFSDAPSVVKALYRVVFTTLLLAPFAVTRYREDLRMLSARDALVAVVTGVALAAHFATWFESLEWTTVAASVTLVQSQPLFVALGAAVLLDETITRRMVGGILVAVAGIAFMSLGGFVSGAVLAGARPLYGNALALVGAVMAAGYVLAGRSLRQRVALVPYVTVVYSVCAVVLLGVALADGTTVALTAYPLEEWLLFVGMAVGPGIFGHTVINWALKYVESSVVSVTLLGEPVGSTLLALVFLAEIPDAFTVAGGAVVLAGIYVTATGRPGGA
- a CDS encoding cupin domain-containing protein, producing MGKINEESLDWSTTERGEAEFRRKQLGDAAGGEELGCSLYEIPPGRRSWPYHYHTGNEEAMYVLAGEGTLRLGGETTTLTEGDYVALPADESSAHRVVNDGDDTLRYLMVSTMDDPDVTVYPDSGKVGVFAGSPPGGRGRRSVHGYYDIDDDVDYWRGEE